Proteins encoded in a region of the Nicotiana tomentosiformis chromosome 9, ASM39032v3, whole genome shotgun sequence genome:
- the LOC138898917 gene encoding uncharacterized protein, translating to MPKYDGTVNPQKHITIYTTAVKGNDLTPREIEYVLLKKFGETLTRGALTWYSLLPEHSIDSFEMLVDSFIKSHAGARKLQARKAYIFRIAQEESELLREFVTRFQKERMLLPAISDEWAAEAFTKGLNLRSSDASKKLKESLLEFQAMTWADAHNRYQYKIRIEDDQIGLPT from the coding sequence atgccGAAATATGATGGGACTGTGAACCCTCAGAAGCATATAACCATTTATACAACGGCGGTGAAGGGGAACGATTTAACTCCCCGCGAGATTGAATatgttttgctgaagaaattcggagagactCTCACAAGaggagccttgacgtggtattcactATTACcggagcattccatagattcattTGAGATGCTCGTGGATTCTTTTATTAAGtcccatgccggggccagaaagcTGCAAGCCCGAAAGGCTTacatattcagaattgcacaaGAAGAGTCTGAGTTGCTACGGGAATTCGTCACCCGATTCCAAAAGGAGAGGATGTTGCTCCCGGCTATTtcggatgaatgggcggctgaagcattcaccaagggtctGAATCTGAGAAGTTCTGATGCTTCCAAAAAATTAAAGGAAAGCTTGCTTGAGTTCCAAGCGATGACTTGGGCAGATGCTCACAACCGGTACCAGTATAAAATAAGGATTGAAGATGATCAGATTGGCCTCCCGACATAG